AACGTGGGTATTCTATCAAAAAATTAACTTAAAAATGACTTATAGGGATAGGTTTTGCATTTGTGCCATTAAGTCTGTGAGCTATTTAGCGTTCTCAGCGCTTTAATTCAAACCTGTTTGCAGGGATGGTGTTCCTTGTTGAGGTCATCAACAGCGGCAGTGCAAGTATGCTCATCGAGTGTGGGTTCGAAGCATTTGATGGCATGGCTATTAATGTGCCAGCTGCAGTTCTGCGGTTAAACAATCGGTGATCAAACTGCCCAGCGGTGTTTTGTCTGGCAATATGAGTGTTGGAGTCAAATCAAATAATGGCACTAATACAAAGCTACGTTGTTTCATTCCATAATGGGGAACGGTCAGCCGAGGTAGATTGATGTGCTCATTACCGTATAGCAGTAGATCTAAATCCAAGGTTCTAGGCCCCCAGCGCAGTGTTCTGAGTCGGCCTTGTTCATTTTCAATCTTTTGTAATGCATCTAACAGATGGATGGGGGCGAGATCTGTTTTAAAGCCAGCAACCGCATTAACGTAATCGGGTTGCTGAACGTCGCCCATGGGCACTGAGCGATAGTAAGGGGAGATGCTAAATGAATTGTCTTCGGCAATGCTCAACAATGCTTGGCAAGCATTGTTGAGTTGTTCGATGGGTTGGCTTAAGTTAGCCCCCAATGCAACATAGACCTGAATCATTACTCTGTAGGTTTAGGTGCTGCTTGGTCTGAAGGCTTAGAACGACGACGTTGAGAAGTACGATTACGGCCGCCTTTATTGCTCGACTTAGCAATAACATTACGCTGATCTTCACTGCCTTCGACAAAGCTCTTCCACCATGCTGCATTCTTGGCAACGGAACCACCTTCGGCTTCGCCACGTAATAAGAGTAAATCATAAGCGGCTCTAAATTTAGGGTGTTCAATAAATTTAAAGGCTTTGGTGCCTTTGTTACGCTCAAAACGTAGCTGTAGTTGCCATATATCTTTTGTCACAGAGCTAAAGCGGCGCGGGAGACTAATTGTACGACACTGCTGCTCCATTATATCGCCCATAGCTGCGGTATAAGCATCGTAGAGGCTTAAGCCACTTTCGAGTGCGATATCGTCCGCACGCTGTGTTAGTGGATACCAGAGTAGCGCAGCATAAAAGAATGCGGGAGTGACTGGCTTTTCTTGCTCAATACGCAAGTCAGTATTTTCCATCATCTCTTGCAGCAATTTAGCAATGGGCCCGTGAGGCGCTTCATCCAGTAGTGAATCTACTAACGGAAATAGCGGCGCAAATAAACCGAAATCTCGCATCATGTTGTAGTTCTGGGCTGCTTTTCCAGCGAAGAATAACTTTAGCACTTCTTCGTACATACGCGCCGCAGGGATATCTTTTAGCAAAGGCGCTAAGCCTTTTATTGGATCTGCTGCTGCAGATTCAATTGTCATATCGAGCTTGGTGGCAAAGCGCACAGCGCGAAGCATACGTACCGGATCTTCGCGATAGCGAGTATCAGGGTCGCCAATAAGACGGATTGTGCGTGACTCTAAATCCTGTAATCCACCGCCGTAGCTATGAATAGAGAAGTCGCTAATATCGTAGTAGAGCGCATTGACGGTAAAATCACGACGTTCAGCATCTTCGTCGATAGTGCCGTAAACATTATCACGCAATAGTCGACCCGATTCATTGGTCTTAGAGATCTTCTCTTCGCTATCAACGTGATGTCCACGCAGTGTAGCGACTTCGATAACGTCACGACCAAACACAATGTGCGCCAGACGGAAGCGTCTACCAACGAGGCGACAGTTACGGAATAATCGCTTAATTTCTTCTGGCGTGGCATTGGTCACCACATCAAAATCCTTAGGTTGCATATCCAATAGAATGTCGCGTACTCCGCCACCGACCAAGTAAGCTTTAAAGCCTGACTTATGAAGTCTGTAGAGTACTTTGATCGCATTGTCGCTGATCTGTCTACGAGAAATTGAGTGCGCTTTTCTAGGCACAACTTCTAAACTCAGACCGACCTGAGTATTTTCTTCAGCTTTTGGACTATCATCAAATAACTGCTTACAGAATTGGCTAATACGGCGAAAAATGGGACACCTCTGATTTGGATATTTACTAAGGTAAAAACAAGTGGGCTATGATAACCCAATTAAAGCTCAATGAGTATACGATTCAGTTTACGTAACAAGGAGTATTTCAGATTGCCTTGGTACCTTACTTAAATCAAACTGACTGATAGCCTGTTCTAGCATCTTGCTGGCTTGTCTTTCTGGGGTCACTTCTGTTTGGCCCAAAAAGCGTAATGCCGCATTAATGCTGGCTTGCGGCTTTACAACATCAATTGCTGCCGCATGGTTTTGCTTGGATAACTTGCGGCCTTTTTCTGCACATGCTAACGGCAGATGAAGCCAATTTGGACTTGGATGCTTCAACAGTTTAAACAGACTTTCTTGACGGCAAGTGGGCTCGAGCAGATCTGAGCCTCTCACCACCTCGGTGATCTGTTGGTGGATATCGTCAAGCACCACCGCTAACTGGTAGGCGTAGAGGCCGTCACTGCGTTTAATAATGAAATCTTCAGCAGCAAATTGACTATCGACTTTAACCACACCTTTTATCTGATCTAAAAATTGTGCCACGCCATAGTGGTTGCGAATACGGATAGCGCCCACTTTATGCGGCTGCGCAAGTCTTCCGCAACGGCCATCATAACTGCCCCCCATGGCTTTTATCTGCTTGCGGCTACATTGACAATAATAAGCTTGGTTTGTCGCCAGCCATTGGGTGATCTGTTGCTGATAAATATCAAGGCGTTGGCTTTGATAGACTACTGAGTTGTCCCAGTGCAGGCCGTACGCTTCTAATGTGCTAAGAATTTGATGACTAGCACCGGCAATCTCTCGTGGTGGATCGATATCTTCGATACGCACCAACCACTGGCCATTCATGGAACGCGCACGCAAAAAACTGCCGAGGGCAGCAATCAATGAACCAAAATGAAGTGGACCAGAAGGGGACGGTGCAAAGCGACCGATATAAGCTGTTGAGTTAACCATTAGAGACATTTAGAAACAAAAGAGCGGAGCATAACGCTCCGCACCTTAAGATAGCGATTATCCCGCCATCTGCTTTTCTTTGATCTCAGCAAGCGTCTTACAGTCGATACATTGATCGGCTGTTGGACGAGCTTCTAATCGACGGATACCGATTTCGATACCGCAAGAGTTACAGAAGCCGAAATCATCTTCTTCGATTATCTGTAGCGTCTTTTCAATCTTTTTGATTAGTTTACGTTCTCTATCGCGAGCACGTAATTCTAAACTAAACTCTTCTTCCTGAGCTGCACGATCGACAGGATCTGGGAAATTAGCCGCTTCGTCTTGCATATGGTTAAGAGTGCGGTCAACTTCTTCGCGCAATTGGTTACGCCAAGCTTCAAGAATCGTCTTAAAGTGACCCAACTGGTCCTCGTTCATGTACTCCTCACCGGGCTTTTCTTGGTAAGGTAATACACCTGCGATAGCGAGCACACCGAGTTTTTTAGTGCCTTCTGGCATAACGCATCTCCTGTTAATCATTTGCGTTGTAGGGCGTCTGTATAATAACGGGCGCTATCTATACCAGAAACCCTCGAGATAGGCAAATAATTTATATTATCTGCACTCGATTCTTTGACTATGTCTTCTATTAAGAACAATTTCAACTGTATATTCTGAATTAGAGCTTAACTGGACAGGATTTAACCAAACGGGACGCTGAGGGCGACAGCTCGGCACTATAGGCTAATATCTCTACTCCAGCTGAATATGCTTCATCGAGTAATGCAGCATAAACAGGATCAATATGCGCTGCAGCTTTAACGGAATCTATTCCTGTATGCTGCACAACGAACAATAATACAGCTCTATGGCCCAAGGTCACCATTTCCATCAATTCGCGTAAATGTTTTTGGCCACGAGTGGTCACCGCATCTGGAAAGTATCCTTGCCCATGCTCAAGTAAGGTGCAACTTTTAACCTCTACATAGCAACTGGCTTTGTTGTTACCTTCTAATAAGATGTCTATTCGGCTGTTTTCACTACCATACTTTACTTCGCGGCGTAATGACGCATAACCGGTTAGTTCTGTTATTACGCCGGTATTAATCGCTTCTTCGGCTAAGGTATTTGCACGACCAGTATTGATGCCTATCATATCGCCACTTGGCGTTTCAGCGAGCTCCCAAGTACGGCTATATTTTCGCTTTGGGTTATCAGAGACTGAAAACCACACTTTGCTATCTGGAAATAAGCAATTACGCATCGAACCAGTATTAGGGCAGTGGATAGTCACTTCGCTGCCATCCTCGAGAGTGATATCGGTTAGAAAACGTTTATATCGTTGAATGAGGATCCCACTATCAAATACGGGGTTAAACTCCATTTTAGCTACCTAATGACGACTATATTGCCGCTAGATTAACAGAGTTTTTCGGGAGGATTGGAGAATAATGCATAGGTACGGGTTGAGATTAAATAATTAAGAAACGGTTAGTATTCTAAAATGAGCTCAACTATTTAATACCCGACTTTAGATATTACAGGCGATCCAGTAAACTCAGCTAAAAATAATACCAATCTCATCAAACATATGAGCATTCAGCGGGAATTCAAAGCTCTGTAAGCCAGGCGGATGATTGAAGTTAATAGTTATTCTATACCGAGAGCATCTAACGTAGCATACAGGGCTTTGAAACCCGCACTACGTGAGCCACTCAGGCATTCCACTTCTACGTTACATTGAATTAAAAGGGAATAACCATTTCTTCATCAATGTGCCTTGAATTGAAAAGCTTGAGTGGCTCTGAATTGACTAGATGTTTAATAGGATTGGTATCATAAACGAGTCGAGAGCACCCTTGCTGATCGATTCACATTTTAAGGACCTAAAATGACGAATTTAATGAAAGTTACCCTCACCCAAGAAGTACCTGCTGCTCACTGGGGAAAAGCCAATGTTACTTTTCAAAACGATGTGGCTTCAATCCATATCAAAGCGGGGGATATTCAGCGTCAAGTGCAACAAGCTGCCCGTAAGCTTCAAGGACAAGGCGTTAGTGCCGTTGCACTAGAAGGCAACTTATGGACTGTTGATGCGCAATGGGCCTTTGCTCAAGGCTTTGCTACCGCTAAAAAGCAGCCACAAATACAGTGGACCGGTGACGATTCGGCAAAGACCTTACTTGCCAACCGTTTAGAGAGTGCCAACTTTGCCCGTAAATTGATTAACGAAACGCCGGAAAATTTGTCACCAATGGTGTTAGCCACTGAAGCGGCAAAATGGTTGAGTGATATTGGCGGCGACAACATTAGCTACCGCATTATTGAAGGCGAAGCATTATTAGAACACCAGTGGATAGGTATCCACGCGGTAGGCCGTGGTAGTGAACGTCCACCTGCATTGCTTGAAGTTGATTTCAACCCATCGGCAGCCGATGCCGACGTTGCTGTAGCACTCGTGGGTAAAGGGATCACTTTCGACTCTGGTGGTTACAGCATTAAAGGTTCAGAAGGTATGCTCGGCATGAAGTGCGATATGGGCGGTGCAGCCACCGTAACCGCCGCACTTGGTTTAGCGATTAAGTCAGGCCTTAACAAACGCGTTAAGCTCTTTTTATGCTGCGCTGAGAACTTAATCAGTGGCCATGCTTATAAGCTGGGCGACATTTTAACCTACAAAAATGGCGTAACTGTTGAAGTGGTTAATACTGACGCTGAAGGTCGTTTAGTGCTGGCTGATGGTCTGCAAGCCGCATCAGAAACGGGCGCGTCATTAATTATCGATGCTGCCACTCTAACGGGTGCTGCCGTTATGGCGGTTGGCACTAACTACAATGCTATTTTCTCTCCTAAAGCTGAAATCTTGGCATTAGCGCAACAAAAAGCCATTGCCGCTTGCGAGCGAGTTTGGCCTTTGCCACTTGATCCTTGGCATATGGACAGTTGTCCAAGTCCTTATGCTGATACTGCTAACAGCCGAGCGATGAAGGGTGGCGGTGCCGGTGGTGCTTCAAATGCAGCGGGTTTCCTATGGCGCTTTGTTGCCCCAGATGCTAACTGGTTGCACGTTGATCTCGCGTCGGCATTCTCAGACTCAGGTGATGCATTATGGGCTGCAGGTGCAACGACTCATGGCGTACTGACGATTGCTGGATTATTGGAAGACTAGTCTTTAGAGTATTAGGAGCACAACATTGATTGTGTCTTTACTGTAGCGCAGGCTATATACAGTAATATCTCTATTATGAAGCCACCTTATTTATAGGTGGCTTTTTTATAGCTGACTTTTTAGCGTGATAGGCCGCTGATTATAAAAGTTAATACTTATCTTGCTGAAATGACCATGATTCAAATTCCCGCTCTTTTAAGTGAGTCCCCCCTGAAAACAGTCTTTGCTAAAACAGCACTTATGTTGCATTATTGTTAACTATTGGTTTTTTTACTTAAGTGTTGGTTTGCCGTCCATGAAGCTTAGTTTTAGTGAATTCTCTATCGATCGTGAAACAGCCGAAGTGTTAATTAATGGCACTATTTATGCTATTGATGAGCGTAATATTATGCTTATTCAGTTGCTCGCTAATAGTTATCCAGAATATTGTTCAAAACAAGATTGCTTAGACAAAATATGGGTAGGCACAGTGGTGTCGGACATGTCATTGTCTAAACTGGTTTCAGATACGCGTAAGATTTTTAGTAAAGCAGGTTATTCAGAACCATTGATTCAGACTGTTCATGGTCGAGGTTATCGGCTCGAACATGTACTCGGAAAGCAGCTCTCACTGCAGACTCAACCTTCAACTGCAGATGGTCTTGCTGCTAGCTCTCAAGCAGCACAAAAGACACCCTTCACTTCGGCCCCCTTTATTGAGCGACGTAAAAAAATTGCGCCTATTTCATGGTGGGAAATTTTTGCTAAAGTATTGATTGCATTATTGCTGGTACTCGCGTTGATTTTCCAGTTTTGGTTAGGCGGAGCCAATAGCGATTCAGTCACGACACAAACGAAAAATCTCAATTATAGTGAGCCAACAAAAGCCCTGGGTCGAGTACTTTGGGTTGACGATCACCCTGAGAATAACTTGGCTGAAAAAGCCTATTTAGAAGAGAAAAATATTGGTGTTTATAACACTGTCACCTCAGAAGAAGCGCTCATGCTGTTATCTATGTATCACTACCAAGCGGTGATTTCAGATATGGGACGGCATGGTGATTCACTCGCGGGGCTTAAGCTGCTGCAAGCCATTCGTGCCGCTGGATATGATACTGACTTTTATCTGTACACTTATGTGGAGTCACCCGGCGTGATTGATGCCATTGCTCAGAGTGGTGGTCAAGCCGTTGTTATTGATAGCGATGCCTTGTATGAGTTGATATTGGCTCATTTTTAAAAGAAGCAGATGATTCATTAAAGCGAATTATCTAAAGAAAAAGTAAGACATTTAAGTATTTAGCCTCGTAATAATTAAAAACCTATCGAAACAATACCTATTAATACCAGCCAAAGCTAAAAATAATTTAACATTCAAAGCGTTGATTTAAATGTATTTAATTAAAATTCATAATATTTCAAACTAATTCAGAGTTTCTCAATGGGTAAATTGAGATCTCTATGATATTTATATGGTTAACAAGTCATTAAGACTTAGCGCTAATACTTCCTAATACCCTTCTATGGTCTTAAAAGTTACTGACCATTAAATGAAAAGTTTTCACAGTTCTTCGATTAGCCACCTACATATAGGTGGCATTTTTTTGCAAAAAAGTTAATGTTCAGTACTTGTTTAAGTCGCTCGTTCAGTACCGCATTAACTCTCTAATCTAGGGGGGCTGTTGATCTTTCGAGCTTAGTTTTTGTTCGACTCATTCCCGTAAAGAATAATGATTTTAGGTCAAGGATTGCTAGCTAAGCGAAAAGCGCGTAACGCGTTCTAGTCATAAAAGACTAAAAGCATTGAAACGAACCCTAAGGGCCGCGCTTCTGCTATTTTTACGGTGTTGTAGGCTATTTGTGGAGAATGACTAAACGACATAGTCTCCGTCTTGTCAAAATAGCCAATAAACGGCGGCAAAAACAACCGTGAAAGATCAACAGCCCCTAATGTTTAATCAAGAAAACCATCGTGGATAAATAGATGCTTAGTTTGATTGAAGCTTGCTTCGCTGCAATTGACAAAATCAATAGCGTGCTGGGCATTGTCTAAGCGAAATTTGTCCGTTTTTGCAATTTCATATTCGTTCATCACGATATTCATCGCTTCTTGAGTCCATTCCGGCTCACCTTTACCAATAACCACTTCTGGTGGATCGTAATGCGTCACCATCCAATTTTGCAGCTCTTCGGCTGAAATTTTCCCGAGTTTCCAAGATGATAAAAGATCGGTAAGTTGTACTTTAGTAATTTGCGATGTTGTCATGATTTAACCCTATTGACGCTGATGCGGCATAGATTAGCTTACTTTGCGAAAGCGAGAAAGATTAATACTTGTTCCCGCTGAATGAGCAACTATTTAATAGAATTGATATCGCTCAGTGACCAAGAATGCAGTATCGGATATTCAACGCCATTTGTACCCGCAAACGATTCAAAAAGGTGCAGTACCGTTGGCTGTAATAATATCGGTTGAAACGTAACATCATTGAGCATGACTTTTGCTTTTCTAGCCAGTGTTATATGTGGATTATAGTGATGTTCACTTTGATGAAGGCCGTGCTGCTGAGCAATCAATTGCGCTGTCTTAGCCAGCGCCATTAGATTAGGATCAGATGCAGTTCCTTTAAGGCAAAGTATTTTGGGCTTTTGCCAATGCTCAATAAGATCGAGTGTAACTTTAAAACGAGGTTTGTTGAGGGCGTCAACTCTTAAGATCAGTGCATCAATGGTTTTATTGCTGGCTTGTCCTAAAAAAGCCAAGGTCATGTGCAAGTTGTCACGAGGCACCAATCTAATGCTTATCGGCAGTTGCTGCTGTATCGCTTCAATATACTGAGCTTGTTTCGGCGTCAATGAGAAGCCTAAAAATACTCTTTTATCTGCCATTTTTTAGATCCGCTGTGTTTTGTTGAGAGAAAAGATCTATGGGTAGTTTAGCCTGCAGAGGCTTTTAGCGTACACTGCGGGATAATTATTACTTCAATATGCCATGATTTAAAGTGTCATATTGAGCCGCATAACGAAAAGAACCCTGTGACTTCATTACCCATTCAAACGTTACTACAACCAATCAGATCCGCCTTTAATCAGTGTAATCAAATTATACTTGAGGCGCCGACAGGTGCGGGTAAATCAACAGCACTGCCGCTAGCGATGCTAGATTGGGATGAAATTGACGGCAAGATTTTAATGCTAGAGCCGCGCAGAGTAGCGGCGCGTAATGTCGCCCAGTTTATAGCGCTCAAGCGTGGCTGCACGCTGGGCGGTGAAGTGGGTTATCGGGTACGAGGTGAGTCAAAGATTAGCCGTGATACTCGTTTAGAAATTGTCACAGAAGGCGTGCTCACTCGGATGATCCAGCGTGACCCTGAGCTCACTGGGATCGCATTGGTTATTTTCGATGAGATCCACGAACGTCATCTCACCACAGATCTCGGCTTGGCGCTGGCGTTGGAGATCCAATCGAGTTTTCGCGAAGACTTAAAAATATTGGCGATGTCAGCAACCTTGTCGGGGTTACCACTTGCTAAGCTCATGCCTGATGCGACCACGCTGAGCAGTGAAGGCCGCAGTTTTCCGGTCGAGCAAAGCTATCGCGCCGCGCCAGTACAATCTTTATGGCTAGATCATATGGCCAAAGTGATCCTTGAGGCGTTAGCGTCGCAAACGACAGGTTCTTTACTGGCATTTTTACCAGGGCAAGGTGAGATCAGAAGATTACAAAATCTGCTCACGCCTCGTTTGGACCCGATTAAATTTAGCATCTGTCCTTTATATGGCAGCTTGCCTGCCAAGGTGCAAGATCTGGCGATTGCACCGCCAGCCTCAGGGATACGTAAAGTGGTACTGGCCACCAACGTTGCCGAATCGAGTTTGACCATTGAAGGCATAACACAAGTCGTCGATTCTGGTTATAAACGGCAAGCCAGTTTTAACCCTAGAACGGGCGGCACAAGACTGTCGCTTAAACGGATCAGTCAGGCCTCTGCTGCGCAACGTAGTGGCCGTGCAGGACGTTTAATGGCAGGTTTTAGTACTCGACTCTGGAGCCAAGAGGAGCACGGCAGGCTGATCCAAGCCGATGAACCCGAGATCGTCCACACCGACCTAATCTCGATGGTGCTTGATGGCGCCTATTGGGGCGTTAAGTCCCTAAAAGAACTCCCCATGCTGACACTGCCATCCAAGGCTAATGAGAATATTAGTTGGCAGTTACTCACTTCCCTTGAAATGGTAGACAGCAAACGCGTTATAACCGCTCATGGCAGGGCCGCTTACGAGTTGGGCTGCCAGCCGCGTTTAGCGCATATGTTGTTGAAGGCTAAAAGCTTATCAATGCAAAATGGTGACGATGATTTAGCAATATTGGCATGCATTATTGCGGGCACATTAGAGTCTAGAGGTCGTAGTCGCAAAGGCTGTGATATTAGCCATTATTTTGCCGAAGCATTAGCTTCTGAATCTGCAAAGCAGATCCGCCAATGGCTCAAAACTTTGGGTCTTTCAGTAGGATCAAACCACACGCTAACGAC
This window of the Shewanella sp. Choline-02u-19 genome carries:
- the folK gene encoding 2-amino-4-hydroxy-6-hydroxymethyldihydropteridine diphosphokinase, which translates into the protein MIQVYVALGANLSQPIEQLNNACQALLSIAEDNSFSISPYYRSVPMGDVQQPDYVNAVAGFKTDLAPIHLLDALQKIENEQGRLRTLRWGPRTLDLDLLLYGNEHINLPRLTVPHYGMKQRSFVLVPLFDLTPTLILPDKTPLGSLITDCLTAELQLAH
- the pcnB gene encoding polynucleotide adenylyltransferase PcnB: MPRKAHSISRRQISDNAIKVLYRLHKSGFKAYLVGGGVRDILLDMQPKDFDVVTNATPEEIKRLFRNCRLVGRRFRLAHIVFGRDVIEVATLRGHHVDSEEKISKTNESGRLLRDNVYGTIDEDAERRDFTVNALYYDISDFSIHSYGGGLQDLESRTIRLIGDPDTRYREDPVRMLRAVRFATKLDMTIESAAADPIKGLAPLLKDIPAARMYEEVLKLFFAGKAAQNYNMMRDFGLFAPLFPLVDSLLDEAPHGPIAKLLQEMMENTDLRIEQEKPVTPAFFYAALLWYPLTQRADDIALESGLSLYDAYTAAMGDIMEQQCRTISLPRRFSSVTKDIWQLQLRFERNKGTKAFKFIEHPKFRAAYDLLLLRGEAEGGSVAKNAAWWKSFVEGSEDQRNVIAKSSNKGGRNRTSQRRRSKPSDQAAPKPTE
- the gluQRS gene encoding tRNA glutamyl-Q(34) synthetase GluQRS → MVNSTAYIGRFAPSPSGPLHFGSLIAALGSFLRARSMNGQWLVRIEDIDPPREIAGASHQILSTLEAYGLHWDNSVVYQSQRLDIYQQQITQWLATNQAYYCQCSRKQIKAMGGSYDGRCGRLAQPHKVGAIRIRNHYGVAQFLDQIKGVVKVDSQFAAEDFIIKRSDGLYAYQLAVVLDDIHQQITEVVRGSDLLEPTCRQESLFKLLKHPSPNWLHLPLACAEKGRKLSKQNHAAAIDVVKPQASINAALRFLGQTEVTPERQASKMLEQAISQFDLSKVPRQSEILLVT
- the dksA gene encoding RNA polymerase-binding protein DksA, which encodes MPEGTKKLGVLAIAGVLPYQEKPGEEYMNEDQLGHFKTILEAWRNQLREEVDRTLNHMQDEAANFPDPVDRAAQEEEFSLELRARDRERKLIKKIEKTLQIIEEDDFGFCNSCGIEIGIRRLEARPTADQCIDCKTLAEIKEKQMAG
- the sfsA gene encoding DNA/RNA nuclease SfsA, with the protein product MEFNPVFDSGILIQRYKRFLTDITLEDGSEVTIHCPNTGSMRNCLFPDSKVWFSVSDNPKRKYSRTWELAETPSGDMIGINTGRANTLAEEAINTGVITELTGYASLRREVKYGSENSRIDILLEGNNKASCYVEVKSCTLLEHGQGYFPDAVTTRGQKHLRELMEMVTLGHRAVLLFVVQHTGIDSVKAAAHIDPVYAALLDEAYSAGVEILAYSAELSPSASRLVKSCPVKL
- the pepB gene encoding aminopeptidase PepB, with protein sequence MTNLMKVTLTQEVPAAHWGKANVTFQNDVASIHIKAGDIQRQVQQAARKLQGQGVSAVALEGNLWTVDAQWAFAQGFATAKKQPQIQWTGDDSAKTLLANRLESANFARKLINETPENLSPMVLATEAAKWLSDIGGDNISYRIIEGEALLEHQWIGIHAVGRGSERPPALLEVDFNPSAADADVAVALVGKGITFDSGGYSIKGSEGMLGMKCDMGGAATVTAALGLAIKSGLNKRVKLFLCCAENLISGHAYKLGDILTYKNGVTVEVVNTDAEGRLVLADGLQAASETGASLIIDAATLTGAAVMAVGTNYNAIFSPKAEILALAQQKAIAACERVWPLPLDPWHMDSCPSPYADTANSRAMKGGGAGGASNAAGFLWRFVAPDANWLHVDLASAFSDSGDALWAAGATTHGVLTIAGLLED
- a CDS encoding winged helix-turn-helix domain-containing protein gives rise to the protein MKLSFSEFSIDRETAEVLINGTIYAIDERNIMLIQLLANSYPEYCSKQDCLDKIWVGTVVSDMSLSKLVSDTRKIFSKAGYSEPLIQTVHGRGYRLEHVLGKQLSLQTQPSTADGLAASSQAAQKTPFTSAPFIERRKKIAPISWWEIFAKVLIALLLVLALIFQFWLGGANSDSVTTQTKNLNYSEPTKALGRVLWVDDHPENNLAEKAYLEEKNIGVYNTVTSEEALMLLSMYHYQAVISDMGRHGDSLAGLKLLQAIRAAGYDTDFYLYTYVESPGVIDAIAQSGGQAVVIDSDALYELILAHF
- the thpR gene encoding RNA 2',3'-cyclic phosphodiesterase, with protein sequence MADKRVFLGFSLTPKQAQYIEAIQQQLPISIRLVPRDNLHMTLAFLGQASNKTIDALILRVDALNKPRFKVTLDLIEHWQKPKILCLKGTASDPNLMALAKTAQLIAQQHGLHQSEHHYNPHITLARKAKVMLNDVTFQPILLQPTVLHLFESFAGTNGVEYPILHSWSLSDINSIK
- the hrpB gene encoding ATP-dependent helicase HrpB, whose amino-acid sequence is MTSLPIQTLLQPIRSAFNQCNQIILEAPTGAGKSTALPLAMLDWDEIDGKILMLEPRRVAARNVAQFIALKRGCTLGGEVGYRVRGESKISRDTRLEIVTEGVLTRMIQRDPELTGIALVIFDEIHERHLTTDLGLALALEIQSSFREDLKILAMSATLSGLPLAKLMPDATTLSSEGRSFPVEQSYRAAPVQSLWLDHMAKVILEALASQTTGSLLAFLPGQGEIRRLQNLLTPRLDPIKFSICPLYGSLPAKVQDLAIAPPASGIRKVVLATNVAESSLTIEGITQVVDSGYKRQASFNPRTGGTRLSLKRISQASAAQRSGRAGRLMAGFSTRLWSQEEHGRLIQADEPEIVHTDLISMVLDGAYWGVKSLKELPMLTLPSKANENISWQLLTSLEMVDSKRVITAHGRAAYELGCQPRLAHMLLKAKSLSMQNGDDDLAILACIIAGTLESRGRSRKGCDISHYFAEALASESAKQIRQWLKTLGLSVGSNHTLTTVARQAASDDISLLLAFAYPDRVARRRGVSGYQLASGSGVELAADDALSGQAWLVIADFQETEGRSHGKVYLASALNEQLLAGQLSGLVETIEYCGWDDSKGRFFAETQRKVGQILLSKTPIKNLDKRLIKNAIVEQISLNGLGLLKFDERIEQLRYRVAIAANLDTSHEWPLLDDDTLIVQLDDWLKPYLDDVRNLTQLQQVDCYTLLLNQMPWATQKHLETLLPTKWLMATGTHAKIEYDSDGRGRLSVRLQEALGMQESPKLAQGKLVVTMELLSPARRPLALTADLASFWQGPYEHVKKEMKGRYPRHLWPDDPANTQPTKFTKKKTFAQK